In Synergistaceae bacterium, one DNA window encodes the following:
- a CDS encoding DUF4416 family protein encodes MNPPRVKLITGILYPSDNENLLNWAISELAKLWGQPELFSKSIPFDKTNYYDEISPNLNRIFMSFPGLFYAGDLADWKHQAINIESLTKHNHNNIRSINIDPGYIDGARLILASTKDHAHRIYLRDGIFAEVTLRYRFKNWQSFDYTFPDFQSRCYDDFLSQVRKLWLKEIKEVDLS; translated from the coding sequence ATGAATCCCCCGCGCGTTAAATTAATAACCGGCATTCTTTACCCGTCCGATAATGAAAATTTATTGAACTGGGCAATTTCTGAACTCGCTAAATTATGGGGTCAGCCTGAATTATTCAGTAAATCAATACCATTTGACAAGACTAATTATTATGATGAGATCTCGCCGAACTTGAATAGAATCTTTATGAGTTTTCCGGGACTCTTTTATGCCGGAGATTTAGCTGACTGGAAACATCAAGCAATTAATATTGAATCTCTCACAAAGCATAATCATAATAATATAAGATCTATAAATATTGACCCGGGATATATTGACGGTGCTAGATTGATTTTAGCGTCTACTAAGGATCATGCACATAGAATTTATTTGCGGGACGGGATTTTTGCGGAGGTTACTTTGCGATATAGATTTAAGAACTGGCAGAGCTTTGATTACACATTCCCGGATTTTCAGAGTCGCTGCTATGATGATTTTCTTTCACAGGTCCGTAAATTATGGCTCAAAGAAATAAAGGAGGTTGATTTATCATGA